From a single Arthrobacter sp. SLBN-112 genomic region:
- a CDS encoding AGE family epimerase/isomerase, producing the protein MTWLDSPAHARWLEAETDRLIRFAEASKVPTGFGWLDNYGKVFADKPTHLWITARMTHSFAVAALMGRPGAATLVDHGIAALNGVLHDDEFGGWYAEVDGNGPVNDTKSGYQHSFVLLAAASAVAAGRPGARELLDEALRVADTKFWDHKANMCFDSWNREFTDTEAYRGGNASMHSVEAYLIVADVTGENRWLDRALHIAEVLIHNFARNNNYRVFEHFDPEWNPMPEYNTDDRASQFRAYGGTPGHWVEWARLLLHVRAGLEARGLDVPAWLLDDARGLFDAAIRDAWQPDGHPGFVYTVDWEGKPVVTTRIRWVPAEAIGGAAALYIATGDKKYADWYERIWDHARDWFIDYEHGSWKQELDENGNVSSTVWSGKADIYHLWHCLVVPRLPLAPGLAPAVAAGLLDARLNQTLQAR; encoded by the coding sequence ATGACGTGGCTCGACAGCCCCGCCCACGCACGATGGCTCGAGGCGGAAACCGACCGGCTGATCCGTTTCGCCGAGGCTTCCAAGGTCCCCACCGGATTCGGCTGGCTGGACAACTACGGCAAGGTGTTCGCCGACAAACCCACACACCTCTGGATCACCGCGCGGATGACCCACAGCTTCGCTGTTGCCGCCCTGATGGGACGTCCCGGTGCGGCGACGCTGGTGGACCATGGCATCGCGGCCCTCAACGGGGTCCTCCACGACGATGAGTTCGGCGGCTGGTACGCCGAGGTGGACGGGAACGGTCCCGTGAACGATACGAAGTCCGGCTACCAGCACTCCTTCGTGCTCCTCGCCGCTGCCAGTGCGGTCGCAGCCGGGCGGCCTGGAGCCCGCGAACTTCTCGACGAGGCGCTGCGGGTAGCCGACACGAAATTCTGGGACCACAAGGCGAACATGTGCTTCGACTCGTGGAACCGGGAGTTCACCGACACCGAGGCTTATCGTGGCGGGAACGCGAGCATGCATTCGGTGGAGGCGTACCTCATCGTCGCCGACGTAACCGGGGAGAATCGCTGGCTCGATCGGGCCCTGCACATCGCCGAAGTACTCATCCACAATTTCGCGCGCAACAACAACTACCGGGTGTTCGAGCACTTCGACCCGGAGTGGAACCCGATGCCTGAGTACAACACCGATGACCGGGCCAGCCAGTTCCGTGCCTACGGCGGGACCCCAGGGCACTGGGTGGAGTGGGCGCGCCTGCTCCTCCACGTCCGGGCCGGACTCGAAGCCCGCGGCCTGGACGTCCCCGCCTGGCTCCTCGACGACGCGCGGGGTCTGTTCGACGCCGCCATCCGCGACGCCTGGCAGCCGGACGGCCATCCCGGTTTTGTGTACACGGTGGACTGGGAAGGAAAGCCCGTTGTCACCACCCGGATCCGGTGGGTGCCTGCAGAGGCGATCGGCGGTGCGGCAGCCCTGTATATCGCCACCGGCGACAAGAAGTATGCGGACTGGTACGAGCGGATCTGGGACCACGCGCGCGATTGGTTCATCGACTACGAGCATGGTTCCTGGAAGCAGGAACTCGACGAGAACGGCAATGTCAGCTCGACCGTATGGTCAGGCAAGGCCGACATCTACCACCTCTGGCACTGCCTGGTGGTCCCGCGCCTTCCGCTGGCGCCCGGCCTGGCACCAGCAGTCGCAGCCGGACTGCTGGACGCGCGCCTTAACCAAACCCTGCAGGCCAGGTAA
- a CDS encoding sulfite exporter TauE/SafE family protein, with protein MLTTGLVLGAVVMGAGMQRVTGMGFALVAAPFLVLLLGPVEGVVLVNVCGAVTAGAIIFRVVRDIDWKRYLLLAASALAGIIPAAILIRFIPPAVLEISIGVILAVGLTVLLVLKSATLPERRRYLFTAGGLSGFMNTAAGVGGPAVSMYSIATRWQHKSFAATMQPYFFTIGTFSLISKAITAPASFPVLPLAMWLAVAVACLAGLVLGDLAAKHIPARAAQILLIVLAYLGAAATIIRGVSDAVG; from the coding sequence GTGCTGACCACCGGGCTGGTGCTGGGCGCCGTCGTCATGGGTGCCGGGATGCAGCGTGTCACCGGCATGGGCTTCGCGCTGGTGGCCGCTCCCTTCCTGGTCCTGCTCCTGGGGCCGGTGGAGGGAGTGGTGCTGGTGAATGTCTGCGGAGCCGTGACGGCGGGGGCCATCATCTTCCGGGTGGTCCGGGACATCGACTGGAAGCGGTACTTGCTGCTCGCAGCCTCGGCCCTCGCGGGCATCATCCCGGCCGCCATCCTGATCCGCTTCATCCCCCCGGCCGTCCTGGAAATCTCGATCGGGGTGATCCTCGCCGTCGGCCTGACCGTCCTGCTGGTCCTGAAATCCGCCACCCTTCCGGAGCGCCGGCGCTACCTCTTCACTGCCGGCGGCCTCAGCGGCTTCATGAATACCGCGGCCGGTGTTGGCGGACCTGCCGTCAGCATGTACTCCATCGCCACCCGTTGGCAGCATAAGTCCTTTGCCGCCACCATGCAGCCGTACTTCTTCACCATCGGCACGTTCTCGCTGATTTCAAAGGCGATCACGGCCCCCGCCTCGTTCCCCGTGCTGCCGTTGGCCATGTGGCTCGCCGTCGCCGTCGCTTGCCTGGCAGGGCTGGTGCTCGGAGACCTCGCCGCCAAACACATCCCGGCCCGCGCCGCACAGATCCTCCTGATCGTCCTGGCCTACCTGGGAGCGGCCGCCACCATCATCCGCGGTGTATCCGATGCCGTCGGCTGA
- a CDS encoding NAD-dependent succinate-semialdehyde dehydrogenase — MNLKSARHLVNGTWHTAGNAKDVTDPGNGSTVGEVAWGTAEDATKAADAAAEAFGSWSRSTARHRADLLRNAADLLAERRDELAHTLALEAGKRLPEAQGEVDFSVEYFRWFAEEARRATGTVSPPELPGRRHLSTRKPIGVALSLTPWNFPVSIQARKLAAILAAGCTVVGRVSEKAPLAATGLFEVLHDAGFPAGVVNLVHGPSREITAALMSHPAVRAVSFTGSTGVGRQIMASASDRVVRPLLELGGNAPFIVFEDADLDAAVEGAVLGRLRNTGQSCVAANRFLVQEGIAEEFAQKLGARFDAMSIGHGVPDDGAAVPDLGPVIDDERVSAVQALVDDALSRGARRVTQRTSVPAQGSFLAPMLLTDVPDDARLVTEEVFGPAAGIVTFASEEEAIRKANATEMGLAAYVWSGSPQRGWDIPERLEAGIVGVNDPLPSVAFAPMGGAKQSGLGREGASLGLEEFEEVQYVAWRP, encoded by the coding sequence ATGAACCTCAAGTCAGCCCGGCACCTTGTCAACGGCACCTGGCACACCGCCGGAAACGCCAAGGATGTGACAGACCCCGGCAACGGCAGCACCGTGGGCGAGGTGGCCTGGGGCACCGCCGAGGATGCCACGAAGGCCGCCGATGCAGCGGCGGAGGCCTTCGGTTCCTGGTCCCGCAGCACCGCGCGCCACCGGGCGGACCTGCTCCGGAACGCCGCCGACCTCTTGGCGGAACGCCGCGACGAACTCGCGCACACCCTGGCGCTCGAAGCGGGCAAGCGGCTCCCCGAGGCGCAGGGCGAAGTGGACTTCTCCGTGGAGTACTTCCGCTGGTTCGCCGAGGAGGCGCGGCGCGCCACCGGCACCGTCAGCCCGCCCGAGCTGCCCGGCCGCCGCCACCTCAGCACCCGCAAGCCCATCGGCGTGGCCCTCAGCCTGACGCCCTGGAACTTTCCGGTCTCCATCCAGGCCCGGAAGCTCGCCGCGATACTTGCTGCCGGCTGCACGGTAGTGGGCAGGGTGTCCGAGAAGGCTCCGCTGGCCGCCACCGGACTGTTCGAGGTCCTGCACGATGCCGGGTTCCCTGCGGGCGTGGTCAATCTGGTCCACGGCCCCTCCCGGGAGATCACCGCTGCACTCATGTCCCATCCCGCCGTCAGGGCCGTCAGCTTCACCGGTTCCACAGGAGTGGGACGGCAGATCATGGCATCCGCCTCGGATCGTGTGGTCCGGCCGCTGCTGGAGCTGGGCGGAAACGCCCCTTTCATCGTCTTCGAAGACGCAGACCTGGATGCCGCCGTCGAAGGCGCTGTCCTGGGCCGGCTCCGCAACACCGGCCAGTCCTGCGTGGCTGCCAACAGGTTCCTGGTCCAGGAGGGCATCGCGGAGGAGTTTGCGCAGAAGTTGGGCGCGCGCTTTGATGCCATGAGCATCGGCCATGGAGTCCCCGACGACGGCGCCGCGGTACCGGACCTCGGTCCCGTCATCGACGACGAAAGGGTGTCCGCGGTACAGGCGTTGGTGGACGACGCTCTCAGCCGGGGCGCCCGCCGGGTCACCCAGCGGACTTCAGTGCCTGCGCAGGGGTCCTTCCTGGCGCCCATGCTCCTTACGGACGTCCCGGACGACGCACGCCTGGTGACCGAGGAAGTGTTCGGCCCGGCGGCCGGCATCGTCACCTTCGCTTCGGAGGAAGAGGCAATCCGGAAGGCGAACGCCACCGAGATGGGCCTTGCTGCGTATGTGTGGAGCGGCAGCCCGCAGCGCGGCTGGGACATCCCCGAGCGGCTCGAGGCCGGCATCGTGGGCGTGAACGATCCCCTGCCCTCCGTTGCCTTCGCGCCCATGGGCGGCGCCAAGCAGTCCGGCCTCGGCCGGGAGGGTGCGAGCCTGGGCCTGGAGGAGTTCGAGGAGGTCCAATACGTGGCCTGGAGGCCGTAA
- a CDS encoding carbohydrate ABC transporter permease: MLASLSRRAILAIYAVIIIVPLTVVAFGSFKTTQELFAGPFSLPHSLSTDNFTEVVGGQNLGSSFMNSVIVTGISVPLTLFLASLAGYAVSRLKGFMSWAIFGFLVLGMAIPAQANMVPLYVLFGRLGLLDNLGGLILANVVSTLPIAVFILGGFMRTLPKELYEASSIDGSGPWKTYSSIALPLSAPSIAAAAIFLFVIHWNELLYPLLFIQTPGNRTLPLALLSFQGEFQTNYPLLFAGVILASLPVVVAYVFLQRYFVAGITAGASKG, translated from the coding sequence ATGCTCGCCTCACTTAGCCGCCGCGCCATCCTGGCCATCTACGCGGTCATCATCATCGTTCCGCTGACTGTGGTCGCGTTCGGCAGTTTCAAGACCACTCAGGAACTCTTCGCCGGGCCCTTCAGCCTGCCGCACTCGCTCTCCACCGACAACTTCACCGAAGTGGTGGGCGGCCAGAACCTTGGCTCGTCCTTCATGAACAGCGTGATCGTCACCGGCATCTCCGTGCCGCTCACCCTGTTCCTGGCCAGCCTGGCCGGATACGCGGTGTCCCGGCTAAAGGGGTTCATGTCCTGGGCCATCTTCGGGTTCCTGGTGCTGGGCATGGCCATCCCGGCGCAGGCCAACATGGTGCCGCTGTACGTGCTCTTCGGCCGGCTGGGCCTGCTGGACAACCTGGGCGGCCTGATCCTGGCCAACGTGGTGTCCACCCTCCCCATCGCCGTGTTTATCCTGGGCGGGTTCATGCGGACACTGCCCAAGGAACTCTACGAAGCCTCCTCCATCGACGGCAGCGGGCCGTGGAAGACCTACTCCTCCATTGCCCTGCCGCTGTCAGCACCCTCCATCGCTGCAGCCGCCATCTTCCTGTTCGTCATCCACTGGAACGAACTGCTGTACCCGCTGCTGTTCATCCAGACACCCGGGAACCGGACGCTGCCGCTGGCGCTGCTCAGCTTCCAGGGCGAGTTCCAGACCAATTACCCGCTGCTGTTCGCCGGCGTCATCCTGGCCTCCCTGCCCGTCGTGGTGGCGTACGTCTTCCTGCAGCGCTACTTCGTGGCTGGCATTACCGCGGGCGCGAGCAAGGGATGA
- a CDS encoding carbohydrate ABC transporter permease — MSIHPGTAAERKAPGSHTPANPAKARRRSPTRVNPALYLFPLPAVAVVAFFLVMPTLQAFQYAITDWNGFSAAFNYVGLDNFIRAFTKDSLFTNALTNNLKFVLLVVIAQTLFSLILALLLTRNSRGSILLRALFFFPTILSSVSVAFIWKFIYDPNFGLANSVLRTVGVDGGAYLGNDAQALYWVAVTQVWFHSGQMMVVYIAGLQAIPRELYEAAEMDGANKWQQFKSITWPFVAPATSIVVAYTTVQSFKAFDLILGIAGNPPKSSLDILSTRIYSTFANSEFGYAAAQSIIFMAMIALVTWLQRRLLRLTPKGD, encoded by the coding sequence ATGAGCATCCATCCCGGAACGGCTGCCGAACGGAAAGCACCGGGCAGCCATACGCCTGCAAACCCTGCCAAGGCGCGCCGCCGCTCCCCCACCCGCGTGAACCCGGCACTGTACCTCTTCCCGCTGCCGGCCGTCGCCGTCGTCGCCTTCTTCCTGGTGATGCCCACGCTGCAGGCCTTCCAGTACGCCATCACGGACTGGAACGGCTTCTCGGCGGCATTCAACTATGTTGGCCTGGACAACTTCATCCGCGCGTTCACCAAGGACTCGCTGTTCACCAATGCCCTGACCAACAACCTGAAGTTCGTGCTGCTGGTGGTCATCGCGCAGACCCTCTTCTCACTGATCCTCGCCCTGCTCCTCACCAGGAACTCCCGGGGCAGCATCCTGCTCCGGGCACTGTTCTTCTTCCCCACTATCCTGTCCTCGGTGTCGGTGGCCTTCATCTGGAAGTTCATCTACGACCCCAACTTCGGGCTGGCGAACTCGGTCCTCAGGACCGTGGGAGTGGACGGCGGCGCCTACCTCGGCAACGACGCCCAGGCCCTGTACTGGGTGGCCGTCACCCAGGTGTGGTTCCACTCGGGCCAGATGATGGTGGTCTACATTGCCGGGCTGCAGGCAATCCCCCGGGAACTCTACGAAGCGGCGGAGATGGACGGTGCCAACAAATGGCAGCAGTTCAAATCCATCACCTGGCCTTTCGTGGCCCCGGCCACGTCCATTGTGGTGGCCTACACCACCGTGCAGTCCTTCAAGGCGTTCGACCTGATCCTGGGCATTGCGGGAAATCCGCCCAAGAGCTCCCTGGACATCCTGTCCACCCGCATTTACAGCACCTTTGCCAACTCGGAATTCGGCTACGCCGCCGCCCAGTCGATCATCTTCATGGCGATGATCGCGCTGGTCACCTGGCTGCAGCGCCGCCTGCTCCGGCTGACCCCGAAGGGGGACTAG
- a CDS encoding ABC transporter substrate-binding protein, with translation MSQISRRQAMAILGALGFGATAAACAGPGGSTAPGGASGPAAPSTGAVTGKVSFAHWRGEDKAVFDELIKRFAAKHDGVEVAQDISTSNDYNAQALQKLRGGSIGDAFATFRGAQFKNFTEAGIYTELKDSQAVKNYQKGLLSAGQNGDSQLGLPYQVVFPMPMANVDLFDKAGAEIAPKNWDAFLAMCEKLASAGVIPISWPGGDVGNGGQLFNCMIANNAPVDDMCAQIEQGKLKCTDDWFIKMLNQYKDLKPFVQPNATGTAVEPAQNLFSQGKAAMLATGSYHIAAVRGLGAKFPIDLVFPNTTSDGNGKYEGVYNATFILGVNSASKNQAAAAAWIDFLSEPENAGYYANQTAQHVSVDKVEYTNPDLKRLSPWLQKKTALAARFQFNNLDVRNAVEASATAVISGTSPEQAAAAAQKIVDERL, from the coding sequence GTGAGTCAGATTTCACGCAGGCAGGCTATGGCCATTCTCGGAGCCCTGGGCTTCGGCGCCACGGCGGCGGCGTGCGCCGGCCCCGGCGGTTCCACCGCGCCGGGCGGCGCCTCCGGACCGGCTGCACCGTCCACCGGCGCAGTAACCGGCAAGGTGTCCTTCGCCCACTGGCGCGGCGAGGACAAGGCCGTCTTCGACGAACTCATCAAGCGCTTCGCTGCAAAGCATGACGGCGTGGAGGTGGCCCAGGACATCTCCACCTCCAACGACTACAACGCCCAGGCCCTGCAGAAGCTGCGCGGCGGCTCCATCGGTGACGCGTTTGCCACCTTCCGCGGCGCACAGTTCAAGAACTTCACCGAGGCCGGGATCTACACCGAGCTCAAGGACAGCCAGGCGGTGAAGAACTACCAGAAAGGGCTGCTGTCAGCCGGCCAGAACGGCGACAGCCAGCTGGGCCTGCCATACCAGGTGGTGTTCCCCATGCCCATGGCCAACGTGGACCTCTTCGACAAGGCCGGAGCGGAAATCGCCCCCAAGAACTGGGATGCGTTCCTGGCGATGTGTGAAAAGCTCGCCTCCGCCGGAGTCATCCCCATCTCCTGGCCGGGCGGCGACGTGGGCAACGGCGGCCAGCTCTTCAACTGCATGATTGCCAACAACGCCCCGGTGGACGATATGTGCGCCCAGATCGAACAGGGCAAGCTCAAGTGCACCGACGACTGGTTCATCAAGATGCTGAACCAGTACAAGGACCTGAAGCCCTTCGTGCAGCCCAACGCCACCGGAACCGCGGTGGAGCCGGCCCAGAACCTGTTCTCGCAGGGCAAGGCCGCCATGCTCGCCACGGGCTCGTACCACATCGCCGCGGTCCGCGGACTGGGCGCCAAGTTCCCCATCGACCTGGTGTTCCCCAACACCACCTCCGACGGCAACGGCAAGTACGAGGGCGTCTACAACGCCACCTTCATCCTGGGCGTCAACTCGGCCAGCAAGAACCAGGCCGCCGCGGCAGCATGGATCGATTTCCTCTCCGAACCCGAGAACGCCGGCTACTACGCCAACCAGACTGCCCAACACGTTTCCGTGGACAAGGTGGAATACACCAACCCGGACCTGAAGCGGCTGAGCCCCTGGCTGCAGAAGAAAACCGCGCTCGCCGCCCGCTTCCAGTTCAACAACCTCGACGTCCGAAATGCGGTGGAGGCCAGCGCCACGGCCGTCATCTCCGGCACCAGCCCGGAGCAGGCAGCCGCTGCGGCCCAGAAGATTGTTGACGAACGGCTATGA
- a CDS encoding aldolase, whose product MSHTDLSPLQRPSGAFAMLAVDQREAMRNMFAEHTDQPVTDDDLRDFKLEAARILTPYASGILIDRQFALDQAIDAGVVDSSCGLIASADHFESAHGELVGEVTIDRLVDPHKYKALGVKALKLLVLYRPDEPAEGRVAMVREFVDSCRSAGLISIIEPVSRKPLADGDFDWNAGILAAAKELGSLGADLYKAEVPFKGQAPEEQVRAACAELTKAIDGPWVVLSSGVPEDVFPDAVRWACLEGASGFLSGRAVWASCIGAPDVVESLSTDAVRRLQRLCAVVDDVVSAQKTSA is encoded by the coding sequence ATGAGCCACACAGACCTTTCCCCCCTGCAGCGCCCGTCAGGCGCCTTCGCGATGCTTGCCGTTGACCAGCGCGAAGCCATGCGGAACATGTTCGCGGAGCACACCGACCAGCCCGTCACCGACGATGACCTGCGCGACTTCAAGCTCGAAGCGGCCAGGATCCTCACGCCCTACGCCTCCGGAATCCTCATCGACCGCCAGTTCGCGCTGGACCAAGCCATCGACGCCGGTGTGGTGGATTCCAGCTGCGGGCTCATCGCCTCCGCGGACCACTTCGAATCCGCGCACGGCGAACTGGTGGGCGAGGTGACCATCGACCGGCTGGTGGACCCGCACAAGTACAAGGCCCTGGGCGTAAAGGCCCTCAAGCTGCTGGTGCTCTACCGCCCGGACGAGCCCGCCGAGGGCCGGGTGGCCATGGTCCGCGAATTCGTGGACAGCTGCCGGTCCGCGGGGCTGATCAGCATCATCGAACCCGTCTCCCGCAAGCCCCTCGCCGACGGTGACTTCGACTGGAACGCCGGCATCCTGGCCGCCGCCAAGGAGCTGGGCAGCCTTGGCGCCGACCTCTACAAGGCCGAGGTCCCCTTCAAGGGCCAAGCGCCCGAGGAACAGGTCCGCGCCGCCTGCGCAGAACTGACCAAAGCCATCGACGGCCCCTGGGTGGTCCTCTCGTCCGGGGTTCCGGAGGACGTCTTCCCCGACGCCGTCCGGTGGGCCTGCCTGGAAGGCGCCAGCGGCTTCCTCTCCGGACGCGCCGTCTGGGCGTCCTGCATCGGTGCCCCCGACGTCGTCGAATCCCTGTCCACCGATGCCGTCCGCCGGCTGCAGCGCCTCTGCGCCGTGGTGGACGACGTGGTCTCGGCCCAGAAAACCAGCGCTTAG
- a CDS encoding PfkB family carbohydrate kinase, producing MPQPSTGTLLFVGCATLDSIALVQDYPAADSRTIATDFATAGGGPAATAAVAAARAGANTAFAGVLGNDEEGDRIIAGLEAEGVDTSAVIRDAGVKTGASVIVVSSATESRAIVTRPVPPVSFPGNSRFSELLQSAAWVHTDHLGWNAVASAPGRPAGLSISVDAGNPIHAFSPRGVALYVPTIERLNAEYGADLPPEVLLRKALDDGASAVVATAGSEGAWVLERGGEPVHVPATPATIVSTLGAGDVYHGALLAAVAAGLPLVEAAAFAGRTASASCGGLDGRSAIPRQTINLVPASN from the coding sequence GTGCCCCAACCGTCAACTGGAACCCTGCTCTTCGTAGGTTGCGCCACTCTTGACTCCATTGCCCTGGTGCAGGATTATCCTGCGGCGGACAGCCGCACGATTGCCACGGACTTTGCGACGGCGGGTGGGGGCCCTGCGGCGACGGCGGCCGTCGCTGCAGCCCGGGCGGGCGCAAACACCGCTTTCGCCGGTGTCCTCGGCAACGATGAAGAAGGTGACCGCATCATTGCCGGACTCGAGGCGGAAGGTGTGGACACCTCCGCGGTGATCAGGGACGCGGGTGTCAAAACCGGTGCCAGCGTCATCGTGGTCAGCAGTGCCACCGAAAGCCGGGCGATTGTCACCCGCCCGGTCCCGCCCGTCAGCTTCCCCGGAAACAGCCGCTTCTCTGAACTGCTGCAATCCGCGGCCTGGGTCCACACAGACCACCTGGGCTGGAACGCCGTGGCCAGCGCCCCCGGCCGTCCTGCCGGCCTCAGCATCAGCGTCGACGCCGGCAATCCCATTCATGCCTTCAGCCCACGCGGCGTCGCGCTCTATGTCCCCACGATCGAAAGGCTCAACGCAGAGTATGGAGCCGACCTCCCACCGGAGGTGCTCCTGCGGAAAGCACTCGACGACGGCGCCTCCGCCGTCGTCGCCACCGCCGGCTCCGAAGGTGCCTGGGTTTTGGAACGCGGCGGCGAACCCGTGCACGTCCCGGCCACCCCCGCCACCATCGTGTCCACCCTCGGTGCGGGCGACGTGTACCACGGCGCCCTCCTCGCCGCCGTGGCCGCCGGGCTTCCGCTCGTGGAAGCCGCCGCATTCGCGGGCCGCACCGCTTCGGCGTCCTGCGGCGGACTGGACGGCCGCTCGGCCATCCCGCGCCAGACCATCAATCTTGTCCCAGCCTCGAACTGA
- a CDS encoding Gfo/Idh/MocA family protein, with the protein MSLPTAEPVQTIRYGLIGAGHMAREHVRNLALIPGSRITAVSDPTPASLEETVKEIGYEAQTFPSHQELLASGLVDALLIASPNDTHLGILKDIFASGTNLPVLVEKPVCTSAAQADELEVLAAGYSAPVWVAMEYRYMPPVQEVIQAAHGGRLGNIYMLSIVEHRFPFLHKVDAWNRFAERTGGTLVEKCCHFFDLMRLILQDEPVRVYASGGHDVNHMDEVYEGRVSDMVDNAYVIVDFKGGRRAMLELSMFAEGSKFQERISVVGDTAKIETLIPVAANHWIPGDEAEATVEFSPRSPLGPEKHEVPVDEAVLAAGAHHGSTYYEHLGFRKAILGEGPVEVTIADGLQSVRMGLAAERSITEGRPIELGNTAVGVGS; encoded by the coding sequence ATGTCATTGCCTACTGCGGAACCGGTCCAGACCATCAGGTACGGCCTCATCGGGGCCGGACACATGGCCCGCGAACACGTCCGGAACCTTGCCCTGATCCCGGGAAGCCGCATCACCGCAGTCTCGGATCCCACGCCGGCATCGCTCGAAGAGACGGTGAAGGAGATCGGCTATGAGGCGCAGACCTTCCCTTCCCACCAGGAACTGCTGGCCTCAGGCCTGGTGGACGCACTGCTCATCGCAAGCCCGAACGACACGCACCTGGGCATTTTGAAGGACATCTTCGCCAGCGGAACCAACCTGCCTGTACTCGTGGAGAAACCCGTATGCACCAGTGCAGCCCAGGCAGACGAACTGGAAGTACTCGCAGCGGGCTATTCCGCGCCGGTGTGGGTGGCCATGGAGTACCGTTACATGCCGCCGGTCCAGGAAGTCATTCAGGCGGCGCACGGCGGCAGACTTGGCAACATCTACATGCTCTCCATCGTGGAACACCGCTTCCCGTTCCTGCACAAGGTGGACGCCTGGAACCGCTTTGCGGAACGGACCGGCGGCACATTGGTTGAAAAGTGCTGCCACTTCTTCGACCTTATGCGGCTAATCCTCCAGGACGAGCCGGTACGGGTCTACGCCAGCGGCGGCCACGATGTGAACCATATGGACGAGGTCTACGAAGGCCGGGTTTCGGACATGGTGGACAACGCTTACGTGATCGTCGACTTCAAGGGCGGGCGCAGGGCCATGCTGGAGCTGTCCATGTTTGCTGAAGGATCCAAGTTCCAGGAACGGATCTCCGTCGTGGGCGACACTGCCAAGATTGAAACCCTCATCCCGGTAGCCGCCAACCACTGGATTCCCGGTGACGAGGCCGAAGCCACTGTTGAATTCAGCCCACGTTCTCCCCTTGGCCCGGAAAAGCATGAGGTTCCGGTGGATGAGGCCGTCCTGGCCGCCGGTGCGCACCACGGCTCCACCTACTACGAGCACTTGGGCTTCCGGAAGGCCATCCTGGGGGAAGGCCCGGTGGAGGTCACCATTGCAGATGGACTGCAGTCCGTGCGGATGGGCCTGGCTGCCGAACGTTCTATTACGGAGGGCCGTCCCATTGAGCTTGGTAATACCGCCGTCGGGGTAGGTTCGTAA
- a CDS encoding DeoR/GlpR family DNA-binding transcription regulator, whose protein sequence is MSTAYEEAPLTPRQRTILDELGRRGFISTNDLAETFAVSDMTVRRDTRVLSKRGLARVVHGGVSAVDGHGQNANFAARVREDSDAKLRVARACLSLVGERDAIILDAGTTTYQIAQELPTSFTGTIITHSAPAIQRCLQLTAARTICLGGELLLDSQAFNGPMTISAAAGLRAKTAFIGVSGIHDEAFYIERDVERATKIALMNAAEQVVVVATHQKMLRYALARLAAFDAVDILVTDVPPPREIENALSAANVKLMVAAA, encoded by the coding sequence ATGAGCACCGCATATGAAGAGGCGCCGCTGACACCCCGCCAGCGCACCATCCTGGATGAACTGGGTCGCAGGGGGTTCATTTCCACCAATGACCTGGCGGAGACGTTTGCCGTTTCCGACATGACCGTGCGGCGGGACACCCGCGTCTTGTCCAAGCGTGGGCTGGCGCGGGTGGTCCACGGTGGCGTCAGCGCGGTGGACGGGCATGGCCAGAACGCAAACTTCGCGGCGCGCGTCCGCGAGGACTCGGACGCGAAGCTCCGGGTGGCCCGCGCCTGCCTATCGCTGGTCGGTGAGCGGGATGCCATCATCCTCGATGCCGGTACCACCACCTACCAGATCGCGCAGGAACTGCCCACGTCCTTCACCGGGACCATCATCACGCACTCAGCGCCCGCCATCCAGCGCTGCCTGCAGCTGACGGCGGCACGCACCATCTGCCTGGGCGGGGAGCTGCTGCTGGACAGCCAGGCGTTCAATGGCCCCATGACAATCAGCGCTGCCGCCGGGCTGCGTGCCAAGACAGCCTTCATCGGAGTCAGCGGCATCCATGACGAGGCCTTCTACATTGAGCGCGACGTGGAGCGCGCCACTAAGATCGCCCTTATGAATGCAGCGGAACAGGTCGTGGTGGTGGCAACGCACCAGAAGATGCTGCGCTATGCGCTGGCACGGTTGGCGGCTTTCGACGCGGTGGACATCCTGGTGACGGATGTGCCGCCGCCGAGGGAAATCGAGAATGCCTTGAGTGCCGCCAACGTCAAGCTGATGGTGGCGGCCGCATGA